From the genome of Amycolatopsis sp. NBC_01488, one region includes:
- a CDS encoding ribonuclease domain-containing protein has protein sequence MTNYRSRLVAVLFALLATLSMGVTAAEAVTASPAAPAVAAQNACGNLSGFSHTTLSALPAEATTTYNLIQQGGPFPYPKNDGVVFDNREGVLPSCSSGYYHEYTVPTPGASNRGTRRIITGSGGEYFYTGDHYATFKVIDVGGGGPTHACGDLSGLAKIGYSQLSSAAKTVVNNVRNGASTGTTYENREGVLPACASGYYQLFAVGTNDRVISGKAGELAYTPDHYATFKRIDLNS, from the coding sequence ATGACCAACTACCGATCTCGCCTGGTCGCGGTCCTCTTCGCGCTCCTGGCCACGCTGTCCATGGGGGTCACCGCCGCCGAAGCGGTGACAGCGTCACCGGCCGCGCCGGCCGTCGCCGCGCAGAACGCCTGCGGCAACCTCTCCGGGTTCTCGCACACGACGCTCTCGGCCCTGCCCGCCGAGGCGACGACGACGTACAACCTGATCCAGCAGGGCGGCCCCTTCCCGTACCCGAAGAACGACGGCGTCGTCTTCGACAACCGGGAAGGCGTCCTCCCGTCCTGCTCGTCGGGCTACTACCACGAGTACACGGTCCCGACGCCGGGCGCGAGCAACCGCGGCACGCGGCGCATCATCACCGGCTCGGGCGGCGAGTACTTCTACACCGGCGACCACTACGCCACCTTCAAGGTCATCGACGTCGGCGGTGGCGGCCCGACGCACGCCTGCGGCGACCTGTCGGGCCTCGCGAAGATCGGCTACTCCCAGCTTTCGTCGGCCGCGAAGACCGTCGTGAACAACGTGCGGAACGGCGCTTCCACCGGCACGACCTACGAGAACCGCGAGGGCGTGCTCCCGGCCTGCGCGTCCGGCTACTACCAGCTCTTCGCCGTCGGCACGAACGACCGCGTGATCTCCGGCAAGGCGGGCGAGCTGGCCTACACGCCCGACCACTACGCCACGTTCAAGCGGATCGACCTGAATTCCTGA
- a CDS encoding RNA polymerase sigma factor gives MRSGDEAGFREFARERALPLRRTAFLLCGDWHLAEDLIQVALIKLYRVWPKVTRTGPVDNYARPVLLRCWLDERRRPWRRNERRDGVVPEEPRLDPADAGIAGDLLRALAEVPPKQRAAVVLRYCADLPVADVAKALRCSEGTVRSQAARGLEALRAALTRLEAAERSA, from the coding sequence ATGCGGTCTGGGGACGAAGCGGGGTTCCGGGAGTTCGCCAGGGAACGGGCGCTGCCGTTGCGGCGGACGGCGTTCCTCCTGTGCGGCGACTGGCACCTCGCCGAAGACCTGATCCAGGTCGCGCTCATCAAGCTCTACCGGGTCTGGCCGAAGGTCACCCGGACGGGGCCCGTCGACAACTACGCGAGACCGGTCCTGCTCCGCTGCTGGCTCGACGAACGGCGACGGCCCTGGCGGCGCAACGAGCGCCGCGACGGAGTCGTCCCCGAAGAGCCACGGCTCGATCCGGCCGACGCCGGCATCGCCGGTGACCTGCTCCGCGCCCTCGCCGAGGTTCCGCCGAAGCAGCGTGCCGCCGTCGTGCTCCGCTACTGCGCCGATCTCCCGGTCGCCGACGTCGCGAAGGCCTTGCGCTGCTCCGAAGGAACCGTCCGGAGCCAGGCCGCGCGGGGGCTGGAAGCCCTGCGCGCCGCGTTGACGCGGCTCGAGGCCGCCGAGAGGAGCGCGTGA